A section of the Oncorhynchus gorbuscha isolate QuinsamMale2020 ecotype Even-year linkage group LG06, OgorEven_v1.0, whole genome shotgun sequence genome encodes:
- the LOC124037006 gene encoding G/T mismatch-specific thymine DNA glycosylase-like, giving the protein MEEKQYTSLTVPTDYLQQWYQSTQQHPQAQHVMQYHNTGHMGHYMEGSREDRVMTELSVHQELPVHQELDFHHDFHQEPIVQHDQPVDTSQAPTPGKRKRGRPPKQKPGEGQPQEDYDQAEALKKAKRTLNRFNGMSVDEVMAKTLPDIIDHNLDILIIGINPGLLSAYKGRHYPNPGNHFWKCLFLSGLTDEQLNHMHDLSLPEKYGIGFTNMVERTTPGSKDLSSKEFREGGRQLVEKLKKYKPLIAAFNGKCIYEIFSKEIFGVKAKKLEFGLQPYKIPETETVCYLMPSSSPRCAQFPRAQDKVHFYIKLKELRDKIKGVVSVVREVQETEYHFDLGLAKEDAKRMAIKEEQVDPAYETCDGEREEARQSTSYCNISSTKETAMPSKDQAQATPLNHMPYDQWMTQSFADQIPDISCNSSNVAQPQLGAETF; this is encoded by the exons ATGGAAGAAAAGCAGTATACGTCACTGACGGTTCCTACGGATTATCTCCAACAGTG GTACCAGTCCACCCAGCAGCACCCCCAAGCTCAACATGTGATGCAGTACCATAACACGGGCCATATGGGTCATTACATGGAGGGATCCAGAGAGGACCGGGTCATGACGGAGCTGTCTGTCCACCAGGAGCTCCCTGTCCACCAAGAGCTGGACTTCCATCACGACTTCCATCAAGAGCCAATCGTCCAACACGATCAGCCTGTGGATACATCACAAG CTCCAACAccagggaagagaaagagaggtcggCCTCCCAAACAGAAGCCGGGGGAGGGCCAACCGCAGGAGGACTACGATCAGGCAGAGGCCCTGAAGAAAGCCAAAAGGACCCTTAACCGTTTCAATGGCATGTCAGTGGATGAGGTTATGGCCAAAACCCTGCcagatattattgaccataacctggaCATTTTGATA ATTGGTATCAATCCAGGACTGTTGTCAGCCTACAAGGGACGACATTACCCAAACCCAGGAAACCATTTTT GGAAATGCCTGTTCCTCTCTGGTCTTACTGATGAGCAGCTCAACCACATGCACGATCTGAGCCTGCCGGAGAAGTATGGCATTGGCTTTACCAACATGGTGGAGAGGACAACGCCAGGAAGCAAAGACCTCTCAAG CAAAGAGTTTCGTGAAGGAGGCCGGCAATTGGTGGAGAAGCTGAAGAAATACAAGCCACTAATCGCAGCTTTCAACGGAAAAT GTATTTACGAAATTTTCAGCAAAGAGATCTTTGGAGTGAAGGCAAAGAAACTCGAGTTTGGCTTACAGCCGTACAAAATCCCAGAAACCGAAACA GTGTGCTACTTGATGCCTTCGTCAAGTCCCCGCTGTGCCCAGTTCCCCCGCGCTCAGGACAAGGTTCACTTCTACATCAAGCTGAAGGAGCTACGGGACAAGATCAAAGGTGTGGTTTCAGTGGTCCGCGAGGTGCAAGAGACTGAGTACCACTTCGACTTGGGACTTGCCAAAG AGGATGCTAAGAGGATGGCCATCAAGGAGGAGCAGGTGGATCCTGCGTACGAGACCTGCGACGGGGAGCGCGAGGAGGCAAGGCAAAGCACAAGCTACTGCAACATTTCCTCCACCAAAGAGACCG CAATGCCCAGTAAGGACCAAGCCCAAGCTACACCATTGAACCACATGCCATACGACCAGTGGATGACACAGTCGTTTGCAGACCAGATACCGGACATTAGCTGTAACAGTAGCAATGTAGCTCAACCTCAGTTGGGAGCAGAAACCTTTTGA